Part of the Longimicrobium sp. genome, TGTTGGCGGCGACCAACAAGGACCTGGAAGAGGAGATCAAGGGCGGCCGGTTCCGCGAAGACCTGTACTACCGGCTGAACGTGATCCCGCTGCACGTTCCGCCACTCCGCGAACGGCGCGAAGACATCGCCATGCTGGTGCGCCACTTCGTGGAGTCGTACTCCCGCGAGGCCAACCTGCGCCCCAAGCCGATCAGCGACGACGCGCTGGACCGCATGCAGCGCATGGACTGGCCGGGCAACGTCCGCGAGCTGCGCAACACGGTGGAGCGCCTGCTGATCCTGGCCTCCGGCGCATCCATCACCGCGGACGACGTGGAGCTGCTGGTGGGCGGCAAGATGAAGGGCGGCGCGCTCTCCGGGGACCTGCTGGGCTGCGCCACCTTCGCCGAGTTCAAGGAAGCGGCCGAGCGCGCGTTCATCGTGCAGAAGCTGCGCGAGAACGACTGGAACGTGTCGGAGACGGCGCGCATTCTCGACATGCCGCGCTCCAACCTCTACAAGAAGATCGAGCGCTACGAACTGGTCCGCGAGGGATGAGGGACGCCGGGTTCGGCGCGTGGGCGCTGCTGGCGCTCGCGTGGATGGTGGGCACGTTCGGCGGGGGATGGGTGCTCGCCTGGCTGTACAAGCGCCTGTACCCGGGCCTGGCGTTCTACAAGCTCTGGGCGGCCTGGTCGGCGCTCCTCGGCGGCATCGTGGCGTTGATGTTCGCCTTCGGCTTCATCCGATTGTAGGATCTGAGCGGAATGACCAGGCTGCTGGGCTTCATCGGGATGACGGCGGGTGGGTGGCTCGGGTGGGCGGCGGGCGAG contains:
- a CDS encoding helix-turn-helix domain-containing protein gives rise to the protein LAATNKDLEEEIKGGRFREDLYYRLNVIPLHVPPLRERREDIAMLVRHFVESYSREANLRPKPISDDALDRMQRMDWPGNVRELRNTVERLLILASGASITADDVELLVGGKMKGGALSGDLLGCATFAEFKEAAERAFIVQKLRENDWNVSETARILDMPRSNLYKKIERYELVREG